A genomic stretch from Candidatus Hydrogenisulfobacillus filiaventi includes:
- a CDS encoding conserved protein of unknown function (Evidence 4 : Unknown function but conserved in other organisms), whose product MTNVHTSSVEWDGRDCDGPAVLHALRQAERAPAAEGRIPMQATVLNLILYVPRDGGTGPDWARVAARIAAVHPARVIVLRAAPGDEHGAPPRLDAHITATFRGLGPGSAPPVLYSEVIDLKPRGDLALRWIDLLQPLVMADLPSSLCWLTVPPGPDFRWDLLATVVDHLITEADRDNPGSWVRMVSAARQHRMEVDDLGWPALTPVRLAVAELADHDPVRVLLASPGATITVNPRLLGYTPTLWLVAWLASRLGWRARECLTLDPEPAPRLWFTCPAGEHTEEERAVEFSRQAEAPLLTIRDARRESLLTVTLEGHTVRAAAEWPGLSVPLVRRHDLPEDDTAGRIVRMLNVWHDPIFTQAWEVFARLLGVHTEEEIV is encoded by the coding sequence ATGACCAACGTCCATACCAGCAGCGTGGAATGGGACGGGCGCGACTGCGACGGGCCCGCGGTGCTGCATGCCCTACGGCAGGCGGAGCGGGCCCCGGCCGCCGAGGGCCGCATCCCCATGCAGGCCACGGTGCTGAACCTCATCCTGTATGTCCCCCGCGATGGCGGCACCGGCCCCGACTGGGCCCGGGTGGCCGCCCGCATCGCGGCCGTCCATCCGGCCCGGGTGATTGTGCTGCGGGCCGCCCCCGGCGATGAGCATGGTGCTCCCCCCCGCCTCGATGCCCATATCACCGCCACCTTCCGCGGCCTGGGTCCGGGCAGTGCGCCCCCGGTGCTGTACTCGGAGGTCATCGACCTCAAGCCCCGGGGCGACCTGGCCCTGCGCTGGATTGACCTCCTGCAGCCGCTGGTCATGGCGGACCTGCCCAGCTCCCTATGCTGGCTGACGGTCCCCCCCGGCCCGGATTTCCGGTGGGATCTGCTGGCGACAGTCGTGGACCACCTCATCACCGAGGCCGACCGGGATAACCCCGGCAGCTGGGTGCGGATGGTGAGCGCTGCCCGGCAGCACCGCATGGAGGTGGATGACCTCGGCTGGCCTGCCCTCACTCCCGTACGCCTGGCGGTTGCGGAGCTGGCCGACCATGACCCGGTGCGGGTGCTGCTGGCCTCACCGGGGGCTACCATCACCGTCAACCCCCGCCTGTTGGGATACACCCCCACCCTTTGGCTGGTCGCCTGGCTGGCCAGCCGCCTGGGCTGGCGGGCGCGGGAGTGCCTCACCCTGGACCCGGAGCCGGCCCCCCGCCTGTGGTTCACCTGTCCGGCCGGGGAGCACACCGAGGAGGAGCGGGCGGTCGAATTCAGCCGCCAGGCGGAGGCGCCCCTGCTGACCATCCGGGATGCGCGCCGGGAAAGCCTGCTGACCGTCACCCTGGAAGGGCACACGGTACGGGCAGCGGCCGAATGGCCGGGCCTGTCCGTTCCCCTCGTCCGCCGGCACGACCTGCCTGAGGATGATACCGCCGGCCGCATCGTGCGCATGCTCAACGTCTGGCATGATCCCATCTTCACCCAGGCCTGGGAGGTTTTTGCCCGCCTGTTAGGGGTGCACACCGAGGAGGAGATCGTGTGA
- the pgl gene encoding Putative 6-phosphogluconolactonase (Evidence 3 : Putative function from multiple computational evidences; Product type e : enzyme), whose translation MSVHIEVFPDPAALAEGVARWLAGTWSGGERYSLALSGGHTPETLYRLLARDPWRRRVPWERLDLFLGDERDLPPEVEGSNFRMIQQSLLAGLGDLPGGGPHLHRWRTEATPAQALEDYRRALAPWARTGPWPVLDTILLGVGPEGHVASIFPDSPALDTEEWVMHLPVPAQPPVRYTLTLPVLNAARRVAFLVTGATKAPIVAEVLQGDAPPRQVPARGVRAGEVIWFLDREAARLLTP comes from the coding sequence GTGAGCGTGCACATCGAGGTCTTCCCCGACCCGGCCGCCCTGGCCGAAGGCGTGGCCCGCTGGCTGGCGGGGACCTGGAGCGGCGGGGAGCGGTACAGCCTGGCCCTTTCCGGCGGTCATACCCCGGAAACCCTCTACCGTCTGCTGGCCCGCGACCCCTGGCGGCGCCGGGTGCCCTGGGAACGGCTGGACCTGTTTCTGGGGGACGAGCGGGACCTGCCCCCGGAGGTTGAGGGCAGCAACTTCCGCATGATCCAGCAGAGCCTGCTGGCCGGGCTGGGGGACCTGCCCGGGGGCGGGCCGCACCTGCACCGCTGGCGGACGGAGGCGACCCCGGCCCAGGCCCTGGAGGATTACCGCCGCGCGCTGGCGCCCTGGGCCCGTACCGGTCCTTGGCCGGTGCTGGACACCATCCTGCTGGGGGTGGGACCGGAGGGGCATGTAGCCTCCATTTTCCCGGACTCGCCCGCGCTGGACACCGAGGAATGGGTGATGCACCTGCCGGTGCCGGCCCAGCCTCCGGTGCGCTACACCCTCACGCTACCGGTGCTCAACGCGGCCCGGCGGGTAGCCTTCCTGGTCACCGGGGCCACCAAGGCCCCGATTGTGGCGGAGGTACTGCAGGGTGACGCCCCGCCCCGGCAGGTGCCCGCCCGCGGGGTACGGGCGGGGGAGGTGATCTGGTTTCTCGATCGCGAAGCCGCCCGCCTGCTGACCCCCTGA